The genome window ACCGCGCTTTTTCCAGCATTTTAGACGGTAACGTCACAACAGTTATTGCTTGTGCTGCTTTGTTTTGGTTGGGCGCTGGTTTAGTTAAAGGGTTTGCTGTAACTCTGGCATTGGGGGTGGGAGTGAGTATGTTTACTGCGCTCACTTGCAGCCGCACTCTGCTGTTCGTAGTATTGAGCTTTCCAGGATTGCGGAAACCTCAGTGGTTCTGTCCCGGTTTGTCGAAAACTGCTAATAGTTAACTGTTGACTGTTGACTGTTGACTGTTGGTGATTTGTTAACTAACTTCTTCCTTCCTTCTTCCATCCGTTACATCCCGTATATTGCTCGTTGCCGAACTTCCCTCTTCTTTTAAATTATGCAATTCAGTGTAATCAAACAGCGATCGATCTGGTGGAGTATTTCCGCCGCTATAATCCTCGCAGGTATAGTGTCGATGGCGATTTCTTGGACTCGTCCCGACATTCGCGCACCGCTGCGCCCCAGTTTAGATTTTATCGGCGGCACTCGCCTGCAATTTGAACTTGACTGCACGAAACCGGAAAATTGTAAACCCATCGATATTGCTGCTGTCCGCCAAGTCCTGGACGCCCAAGGTTTGGCAGGCAGCAGCATTCAAGTTATCGGCAAAGAACAGCGAGGTTTGTCGCTACGAACGAAAACTTTGGATGTCGAACAACGCACTAAGTTGCAAACAGCATTGAAGGATAAAATAGGCGCTTTTGCCCCGAAATCTACTCAAATTGATACGGTTGGGCCTACCCTCGGCAAACAATTATTTACTTCTGGATTGTTAGCTGTATTGCTTTCCTTTGTTGGCATTACTATTTATCTGACATTTCGA of Oscillatoria nigro-viridis PCC 7112 contains these proteins:
- the secF gene encoding protein translocase subunit SecF — encoded protein: MQFSVIKQRSIWWSISAAIILAGIVSMAISWTRPDIRAPLRPSLDFIGGTRLQFELDCTKPENCKPIDIAAVRQVLDAQGLAGSSIQVIGKEQRGLSLRTKTLDVEQRTKLQTALKDKIGAFAPKSTQIDTVGPTLGKQLFTSGLLAVLLSFVGITIYLTFRFQLDYAFFAFVALFHDVFITVGIFSILGLVLGVEVDSLFVVAILTIIGFSVNDTVVIYDRVREVIKLNPGQSIDQIVDDAVMQTLGRSINTTMTTLLTLFSIFLFGGETLKYFALALIVGFIAGAYSSIFIASTLLAWWRSRTGHSIPVPAEGINQSEEV